Within the Pseudonocardia alni genome, the region ACCCGGGCCAGGTGGCGAGGGTGTACGTCGCCTCCCACAGCCGCAGCGCGTCCTCGCCGAACGGCACGGAGTCGATCACCGGCCCGAACAGGGCCGGCCCGTCCGGCGGGGAGAACGACAGGATCGGGGTGCCGACGTCGTCGCCGCACCGCCGCCGGGCCTCCGCCACGTTCGCGGCGAGGCCCTCGTCGAGGTCGGTGCCCGTCGCGGCGTCGGCCAGGGCAGGGTCCAGACCGAGGTCCTCCAGCACCGGACGCAGGTCCCGCTGCTGCGCCATGACCCGCATGACCGGGTCGAAGCCCTCGCCGTCGGGTGCGGGGGAGTCCCACACCAGCTCGCCGAACCGGGTGTAGAGGTCCCCGACGACCTCGGGACCCGCCACCGCCTCGGCCGCGGCGATCACCCGCAGCATCTCCAGGCCGCGGAGGTGGGAGTCCGGGTAGGACTCCGAGACCTTCCGCCGCTCCTCGTAGGAGATGCCCTCGTTCAGCATCGCCAGCGGCAACGGGCGCCAGTGCACCGCCAGCTCGCGAAGGCGGCCCACCTCCACCACCCAGCGGGACGTGACCCAGCAGAACGGGCAGATCGGGTCGAAGAAGAACTCGAGTTCGTCGCTCATCCCACCCGGGTACCCGGTCGGCGTGCCGGCAGTGCCGCGCAGGCGCGTCGGCGCTCCCACGGAGATCGACCTACGGTGGGTCCATGACGACCGTGGCACTGCTGGGAACCGGGATCATGGGCGCCGGGATGGGGCACAACATCCTCGCGGCCGGGCTGGACCTGCGGGTCTGGAACCGGACCGCGGCGAAGGCGCAGGCGCTCGCGGACGCGGGCGCGGCCCTGCACACCGACCCGGCCGACGCCGTGCGCGGCGCCGACGTGGTCGTGACAATGCTGGGGGACGCCGACGACGTCACCGCCGTCCTGGAGCAGGCCGCCGGCGGTCTCGCGCCGGGCCAGGTGTGGCTGCAGACGACCACCGTCGGCGTCGAGCCGTTCGACGGGCTCCGCGCGATCGCCGGACGCCACGGCCTGACCCTGCTCGACGCGCCGGTGCTCGGCACCCGCGCGCCCGCCGAGTCCGGGCAGCTCGTCGTGTTCGTCGCCGGCGACCCCGCGGCGCGTCCGGTCGTCGACCCGGTGCTCGACGCCGTCGGCAGGCAGACGGTCTGGGTCGCCGAGGACAACACGACCGCCCAGGCGAGCCGGCTCAAGCTCGTCGCCAACAGCTGGGTGCTGGCGATCACCGCGGCGACGGGGGAGTCGGTCGCGCTGGCCCAGGGACTCGGGGTGGACCCGCAGGCCTTCCTCGACGCCGTCGCCGGCGGTCCGCTGGACCTGCCCTACCTGCAGAACAAGGCGAAGGCGATCCTCGACGACGACTTCACGCCCAGCTTCACCGTCGACAACGCGGCCAAGGACGCGGGCCTGATCGTCGCCGCGGCGGAGGCCTCGGGCACCCGGCTCGACGTCGCGCCCGCGGTGCGGGACCGGCTGCGGCGGGCGTCGGAGCGCGGGCACGGCGGCGACGACATGGCCGCCGCCTACAAGGCGTCCTGATCACCGGGCCCTGATCACCATCCGCTGATCAGGGCCTGCTCAGGTTCCTCTCAGAGCCGTCGGCGAGACTGGCGCCCATGCGCATTCTGGTGGTCGACGACGACAAGGCGGTCCGTGACTCGCTGCGTCGTTCGCTGGCCTTCAACGGCTACCAGGTCGACCTCGCCGAGGACGGCCAGGTCGCGCTGGACAAGATGCTCACCGACCGGCCCGACGCGCTCGTCCTGGACGTGATGATGCCGCGCGTCGACGGGCTGGAGGTGTGCCGGCGGCTGCGCAGCGCCGGTGACGCGCTCCCGATCCTCGTGCTCACCGCCCGCGACGCGGTGTCGGACCGGGTCGCCGGGCTCGACGCCGGCGCCGACGACTACCTGCCCAAGCCGTTCGCGCTGGAGGAGCTGCTCGCCCGGCTGCGCGCGCTGCTGCGCCGCCGCACCCCCGACGCCGACGACGACGCGGGCACCAGCCCCGCGCTCACCTTCGGCGACCTGTCGCTGGACCCCGACACCCGCGAGGTGTCCCGGGGCGGACGGCCGATCAGCCTCACCCGCACCGAGTTCTCCCTGCTGGAGCTGCTGCTCGCGCACCCGCGCCGGGTCCTGACCCGCGCCCAGATCCTCGAGCAGGTGTGGGGCTACGACTTCCCGACCAGCGGCAACGCCCTGGAGGTCTACGTCGGCTACCTGCGCCGCAAGACCGAGGCCGAGGGCGAGCCCCGGCTGATCCACACCGTGCGCGGTGTCGGCTACGTTCTGCGGGACACCCCGCCGTGACCCAGCTGCTCCCGCCCGACGAGGAGCGGGCCGAGCGCTGGTGGCGCCGCGGGCCCGCGGCCGAGCCGGACCGTGAGCGGTTCACGCTGCGCGCCCGGATCGGGGTGCTCGCCGCACTCGTCGCCGCCGCGATGGTGCTGCTCGTGTCCGCCGCCGCGTTCCTCGTCGTGCGCCAGAACCTCACCAGCTCGCTGGACGAGACGCTGCGCCAGCGCGCCTACGCCGCGGCGCAGAGCGACCTGATCGACCCGCGGCTGCTCGCCGCGCTCCCGCCCGACGTGCTCGGCGCGGCCGACCTGCACATCGCGCTCGTCTACTCCTCGGGCGTGGCGACCTCGGCGGACGAGTCGTCGCGGCCGCCGCTGGGGGAGCCGGAGATCGAGGTCGCCCAGGGCGGGCCGACCCAGCCGGGCCGCACCGCCGAGCTCGACGGCGTGCCGTACCGGATCGTCGCGGTCCGGGCAGGGGACGGCCGCGCGCTGGTGCTGGCCCAGCGGCTCGACACGATGACCCGGGTGGTGACCCGGATGGGCACCGCGCTGCCGATCGTCGGGCTGGGTGGCGTCGTGCTGGCCGCGCTCGCCGGGGTCGCCGTCGCCCGGACCGGGCTGCGGCCGGTGCTGCGGCTGACCGCGGCGACCGAACGCGTGGCCAAGACCGGTGACCTGCGCCCGATCCCCATCTCCGGGTCCGACGAGCTCGCCCGGCTCACCCAGTCGTTCAACACGATGCTCGGCGCGCTGGCCGCGTCGCGGGAACAGCAGCGCCGGCTCGTCGCCGACGCCGGGCACGAGCTGCGCACCCCGCTGACCTCGCTGCGCACCAACCTGGAGCTGCTCGCCTCCGCCGACCGGCCGGACACCCCCGACCTGCCCGCCCAGGACCGCACCGAGCTGCTCGACGACGTCCGCGCCCAGGTCGAGGAGCTGTCCCACCTCGTCGGGGACCTCGTCGAGCTCGCCCGCGACGACGCCCCGACCATGACCAGCGAGGCACTGGAGCTCACCGAGATCGTCGACCGCGCCCTGGACCGGGTGAAGCGACGCGCGGGGGAGGTCGAGTTCGACGTCCACCGCACCCCGTGGATCCTCGACGGCGACGCCAGCGCCCTCGAACGGGCCGTGCTCAACCTGCTCGACAACGCCGTGAAGTGGAGCCCGCCCGGCGGCACGGTGCGGCTGTCGATGGTGCCGATCTCGCCGGAGTGGCTGGTCATCGAGGTGGCGGACGCGGGTGAGGGGATCGCCGCGCAAGACCTGCCGCACGTGTTCGACCGCTTCTACCGGGCCGACACCTCGCGGACCATGCCCGGCTCCGGGCTGGGGCTGTCGATCGTCGCGCAGGCGGCGGCACGGCACGGGGGAGAGGTGCGGGCCGGGCGCGCCCCGGAGGGCGGTGCGCTGCTCTCGATGGCCCTGCCGGGCCGGTACGTGGCGGAGCCGGACAGCCCATAGCCTGGTGTGACACGACGTGACACAGCGGTGACACGACGGACGGAGACGACGGACGGTGGACGCATGACCCAGGACAACCCGCCCGACGAGCCGACCCGCACCGGAGCGGGGACGTCCGGTGGGGCCTCCGGGGACGCGGCCGGCCGCGAGGGCGGGCCCGCCGCCACCGCGGGACCGGCCGGGTCCTCCGGCGACGCCGCCCCGGAGGAGGACGGGCCGCGGTCGTCCTCGTCGGGGTCCTCCACCGACGGGTCCGCGTCGGACGGGGTCACCGACGCTCCGGCCACCGGCTCGCCGGGCGCCGGGGACGGCGCCGAGGCCGGCCCGGCCGGGGACACCGCCGCGACCGGCGCGGGCGGGGAGTCCGCGACGACGCCCGCGACCGCCGACGACGACGCGTCCACCCGGTCCGGCACGACCGACGACGACGCGTCCACCCGGTCCGGCACGACCGCCGCGACGACCGCGGCCGGAGCGTCGGCCGCCACCCCGGCGGACGAGGACGCCACCCCGCACCACGACCACGGCCCCGACACCGAGGCCGTCTCCACCCAGGATCCGCCCACCGACCGCTGGGCCGTGCCCGCCAACCCGTGGGCCCGCCCCGGCTCCACCGCCGCAGACGCGCCCGTCGCGGGCTCCGGCGGTGCCACGCCCGACGCGGCCGCCCCGGACACCTCGACCGACACGACGCCGGTGCTGGCGGACGGGGCCCGGGAGCTCCCGGCGCACCCGGACGCGACCGGCGCGGCCGCCCCCGGCGAGCCTGCCCCGCCCCCGTGGGCGGTCGGTGCGCCGCCCGCACCGCGGCGCCCGCCCGGCCGCGGCCGCCGGAGTGTCGTCCTGCTCGCGGCCGGGCTGCTCATCGCGCTGGTCGCGGGTGCCCTCGGCGGCCTGATCGGTGCGCGCCTCACAGGCGGGTCGGGAGGCACGGCGCCGTCCGGCTCGGTCGAGGCCGTCGCCGAGAAGGTACTGCCCGCCGTCGTGCAGATCCGCGTCGACGGCGGCGCGGGCAACGTCGGTGACCGCGGCGAGGGCTCCGGCATGATCGTCGGCAACGACGGCCTGATCCTCACCAACAACCACGTCGTCGCCCCGGCGGCCCAGGGCGGCACGCTGCGCGTGGTCCTGCAGGACGGCCGGACCGCCATCGGGACGATCGTCGGGCAGGACCCGCAGTCCGACATCGCGCTCGTGCGCACGGACCTGCCGGGCCTGAGCGCGGTCGAGCTCGGCGACTCCGACCGCGTCCGGGTCGGTCAGCAGGTCACCGCGTTCGGGTCGCCGCTCGGGCTCGGCGGGTCGGTCACCACCGGGATCGTCTCGGCCGTCGACCGGGCCGTCGGCATCCCCGCCGAGTCGGGCGCGCCCGGGGCGAGCGACACCGTGCTGAACGCGATCCAGACCGACGCCGCGATCAACCCCGGCAACTCCGGGGGCCCGCTGGTGGACTCCGACGGCCGGGTCGTCGGCATCAACTCCGCCATCGCGACGGCCGGGCCGGGCGGCGGCTCGATCGGCGTCGGCTTCTCCATCCCGATCAACCAGGCCCGCCGGATCGCCGACCAGCTGCGCGGCGGCGGCAAGGCCACGCACGCCGTGCTCGGCGTGACCGTCGGCAACGACCCGCAGCTGCGCGGCGCGGTGATCCAGGAGGTCACCCCGGACGGCGCGGCCGCGAAGGCCGGGCTGCGCCTGCAGGAGATCGTCGCCCGGCTCGGCGACCAGCGGATCACCACCGGCACCGATCTGCAGGCCGCGGTGCGGTCGCAGCCGCCGGGCAGCGTCGTCCAGCTGGAGGTCGTCGACGCCGGCGGGGCGACCCGGACCGTCGAGGTGACACTGGGCGAGCAGTGAGGGCCTGCCCGGGTGCAGTCCGTCCGACCGGACGGGGCCGGGTGGGTGGCGCGCACCGCACGTCGTTGACGGGTGAACAACCGGCGTGATGGGGTGTCCCCGTATTCGGTGGTGCCCCACCGAATACGCCCGGAGCGTCGTGTCGGTGCCGGTCCCCCCTCCCCGCACCGGCACGGCCTCCCCCGGGCCGCGTCCCGGCCGACGCTAGGGTGACCGCCATGGAGATGTCGGGTCCGCAGATCGGCCGTGCCCTCGTGGTGATCGTCGACGACCGGGTCAGTGCGGGTGAGCGGTCCGACGGCACCGGGCCGCTGGTCACCGAGCTGCTGGAGGAGGCCCACTTCCTCGTCGACGGCGTGGTCTCGGCCCCCGGCGACGTGGTGGCCATCCGCAGCGCGCTGAACACCGCCGTGATCGGCGGCGTCGACCTGGTGGTGACCGTCGGCGGCACGGGCGTGTCGCCCCGTGACGTCACCCCGGACGCCACCACCGGTGTCCTCGACCGGCCGGTGCCGGGGATCGCCGAGGCCATCCGCGCCTCCGGCCTCGCCGCCGGTGCGGTCGACGCCGGGGTGTCCCGTGGGGTCGTCGGCGTCTCGGGCAGCACGCTGGTGGTCAACCTGGCGGCGTCCCGCGCCGCCGTCCGCGACGGCATGGCGACGCTGACCCCGCTCGTCCCGCACGTCATCTCGGAGCTGTCCGGCCTCGACGACTGACCGGCCCCGCCGGCTCGGTCGCACGACCGGTCACGCGACGGGAACGGGCCCCGGCGGAAGCCGGGGCCCGTTCGTCGTGATCGGGGTCAGTTCGCCGGGGGCACCGGCGGGACGCCGCCGTCGTCCTTGCGCTCCGGCGGCACCGGCGGGACGGCCGGGGGCTGCTGCGACGCGGCCGGGTTGCCCTGCGGCGCCAATGCGTCGCCCCCGGGCGGGGCGGGCGGCACCGGCGGGACGGCGTCGCCGTGCGTGCCGGCGCCCGGAGCGGCCGGGCCGGTGTGCCCGAGTGCACCCTCGACCTTGCCCTTCACCCCGCCGATCTGCTCGGAGTACTTGCCCCCGGTGGCCTGGTCGACCTTCTCGGCGGCCTTCTCGACGAGCGGCCCTGCCTTCTCCTTGGCCTTGTCCAGGTGCGGGCCGGCCTGCTCCATCGCCTTGTCCAGGTGCGGCTTCGCCTTCTCGATCGCGTTCTCGGCCGCCTCGCGTGCCTTGTCCAGGAACCCCATGAGTGGTCCACCTCTCCTGTCGTCGCCCGGTCGCCCGGGCGGATGCGTACGGCTGACCCCATGGTGTCACCCGGACGCGTCGTCGTGGGGCGGCGCGAGTACGGCACGGCACGGTGACGCGGGATCGGTGTCCACCCGCGCCGCCCGCGCACGGCACCATGGGGCCATGAGCGAGCCCGCGGACCGGATGCGCCGACGGATCGAGGAGATCTTCGGCGACGACCCCTCGACCACCGCCGACGAGCGGGCCGACTACGGCGCCGCCGACGAGCGCGACACCGCGGACCCCGACCGCTGGTTCACCGAGAACCGTCCCCCGCACCACGGCGGCTGACCGGCCGGAGCGCGTTCGGAGACCGAGGGCGGCCCGCACCGCGGGGACGGCGCGGGGCTCAGCGCAGGGTGACCGTGACCTCGCCGGCCAGCGTCGCGGCGGCCACCGCGGTCGCCTCCGCCTCGGGCAGCGCGACCAGCACCAGCGGTCCCGGGTCCGCCCGCGCCCCGGCGGCCCCGGGGGCGGGTGGCAGCACCGCCACCACCCCGGCCCGCGCGGCCAGCACGCGGGCGCCGTCCGGGTCGCCCGCCACGACGTCCACCCGGGAACCGGGGGACAGCAGCGCGGCCACCGCCGGATCGGCCGGGCGCAGCGGCACCGCCGAGGCGCCCGGCCCACCGGTGACGACGGCGAGCGCGGATCCGACCAGCCGCAGCTCGCCGATCGGCTCGCCCGCGGTCACCGGTCCGGCGAGCAGCCGCCCGGCCACGGCGTCGGGCGCGGTCAGGGCACCGGCGGGGGCGAGGGCGGGCGGCCAGGAGGCCACGACGACGTCGGCCGGGCCCAGTGCCGTGCCGGGGGCGAGGTCACGGGCCGCGACCAGTACCGGGACCCGCTCGTCACCCGCGGCGGGGAGCAGTGCCACGACCACGGCCGCGACCGCGAGGGTGGCGGCCAGCACCCGGCGGGCCAGCAACGCCCGTGACCAGGAGGGCCGCCGCAGCAGCCGGTCCCACGGGCGGTCCGCCCGCTGTGTCTGCTCCGCCATGGCCGCCCCTCCGCCGTCGTCGTTCCGACGCTAGGGCGGGACTCGGCCGGTGACGGGCCGATCCACCGGCCTGTGGACAACCCGGCCGGTTGTGGACGGATCAGGAAGCGGCGGCCTTCGAGGACGACGCGCCGGCCGAGCTCGACGAGGAGCTCGACGACGAGGAGTCCGAGGAGGACGAGGAGCTCGACGAGGACGAGGAGTCCGAGGACGACGAGCTCGACGATGAGCTGTCGGACTTCGCCGACTCGGACGAGGCCCCGGACCCGCTGCTCACCGAGCCCGAGCGGGAGTCGGTGCGGTAGAAGCCGCTGCCCTTGAACACGATGCCCACCGAGGAGAAGACCTTGCGCAGCTTCCCGCCGCAGTTCGGGCAGGTGCTGAGGGCGTCGTCGGAGAACGACTGCACCGCCTCGAAGCGGTGGTCACACGCGGTGCATGCGTACTGGTAGGTCGGCACAACATCCTCCGGACGAACTGGGGCGGTGCCCGCCCGCGGGCTGGCACTCGGCGAGAACGAGTGCCAGCATACTCCGAGGCAACGGTCGCTCCGACCCGTCCACACGGTCAGGGCGAGAGATGCACCACCCCGTCCCGAGCCAGGACTGCGGCCCCCACCGCGACGTCGTGGTCCTCGGCCGGGACGTCGTCGAGCAGCTCGCCGTCGTGCAGCGGGACGACCAGCAGGGCGCCGGGCGCGGCGAGCGCGAGCGTCCGGTCGTAGAAGCCGCCGCCGCGGCCCAGGCGTCGCCCGCGCCGGTCGACGGCCAGTGCGGGCACCACCACCAGGCCGGCCGACGCGAGCGCGGCGGGCCCGAGCCGGGGACCGGTCGGCTCGACGACCCCGAGCGGCCCGGGGGCCAGGTCGTCCGGGCCGCGGTGGACGGTCCAGTCCAGCGGGCCCGGCGCGTCCGGGACCACCGGGGCGAGGACATCATGACCGGCGGCGACCAGCGCGTCGGGCAGCGACGGCACGCCCGGTCCCGCACCGCCGGGTTCGGTGCCGATCGGCAGGTAGCAGGCCACCGGGCCGGGTGTCGCGGCGGCGAGCGCGCACAGGTGCGCGGACAGCGCGGCGGTCGTCGCCAGCCGGTCGGCGACCGGGCGCCCGCGACGCGCCGCCAGCAGCGTGCGCCGCAGTGACCGCTTGGCGTCAGCGGCTCGCCCACCCTGATCAGGCGACGATCCACCCCTGTCCTCCGCGCGAGCCGTCACGGCTCCAGGCTAGAGCTGTGGCTAGGCTCGCCGACCATGAGCGTGCAGACGTCCAGCGGCACCGGGGCCTTCCGCACCGCCGTCGTCCCGGCGGCGGGTCTGGGCACCCGGTTCCTGCCGACGACCAAGGCCGTGCCGAAGGAGCTGCTCCCCGTCGTCGACACGCCCGGGATCGAGCTGGTCGCCGCGGAGGCCGCCGAGGCCGGCGCACAGCGGCTGCTGATCGTGACCTCCCCCGGCAAGGACTCGGTCGCGGCCTACTTCCGCACCGACGACGAGCTGGTGAAGACCCTGGAGAGCCGCGGCAAGGGCGAGCTGGCCGACAAGGTCCGCCGCGCTCCCGGCCTGCTCGAGGTCGACTCGGTGTACCAGTACGAGCCCAAGGGCCTCGGCCACGCCGTCGCCCAGGCCGGCCCGGCACTGGCCGACGACGAGCAGGCCGTCGCCGTCCTGCTGCCCGACGACCTGGTCCTCCCGACCGGGGTCCTCGCCCGCATGGCGCAGGTCCGCGAGGAGCACGGCGGCAGCGTCCTCTGCGCCTTCGACGTGCCGCGCGAGCAGATCTCGGCCTACGGCGTCTTCGAGGTCTCCGACACCGGCGACGACGACGTCAAGCAGGTCCACGGGATGGTCGAGAAGCCCGCCCCGGACGAGGCTCCGTCGACCTTCGCCGCGGCCGGTCGCTACCTGCTCGACCGTGCGATCTTCGACGCGCTGGACCGGATCACCCCCGGCGCGGGCGGTGAGCTGCAGCTGACCGACGCCGTCGCGCTGCTGATCTCCGAGGGGCACCCGGTACACGTCGTCGTGCACCGCGGCGGCCGCCACGACCTGGGCAACCCCGCCGGGTACGCGCGGGCCTACGTCGACTTCATGCTGCAGCACCCGGAGTACGGCGAGGACCTGCGGACCTGGCTGAACGAGCGACTGAAGGACTGAGAGTGCGCACGGTCACCGATCACCTGTCCCGGATCCTGGACGTGGCGGTGCGCCCGGCCCCGGTGCGCGTCGCGATCACCGACGCGCAGGGGCTGCGCAGCGCCGAGGAGGTCGTCGCGGCGCGTCCGCTGCCGGTCTTCGACCAGGCCGCGATCGACGGCTACGCGGTGCGCAGCGTCGACGTGGCCGGGGCCACCGACGCCTCCCCGGTCACCGTCCCGGTGGTGGGCGAGATCGCCGCCGGGTCGCGTCAGCCGCTGCGGCTGCAGCCCGGCCAGGCCGTCCGCGTCGCGGCGGGGGCGCCGCTGCCGACCCTCGCCGACGCCGTCGCCCCGCTCGGGTGGACCGACGGCGGCACCGCGCGCCTCACGATCCGCCGCGGCGTGCCGTCGGCCGGCTTCGTGCGCCGGGTGGGGGAGGACGTCCAGTCCGGTGACGTCGCCGTCCGCGAGGGCGACGTCGTCGGCTCGGCCCAGGTCGCGATGCTCGCCGCCGCGGGCCGGGACAAGCTGCTGGTGCACCCGCGGCCGCGGGTCTCGGTCGTCTCGGTCGGCGACGAGCTGGTGGAGGTGAGCCGCTCGGCGTCGTCCGGGCAGGTCGCCGACGTCTGCTCGCACGCCGTGGTCGCCGCCGCCCGCGAGGCGGGCGCGGAGACCAACCGGCCCCGCACCGTCGGCGGCAGCGCCGCGGAGATCCGTG harbors:
- a CDS encoding mycothiol-dependent nitroreductase Rv2466c family protein, whose protein sequence is MSDELEFFFDPICPFCWVTSRWVVEVGRLRELAVHWRPLPLAMLNEGISYEERRKVSESYPDSHLRGLEMLRVIAAAEAVAGPEVVGDLYTRFGELVWDSPAPDGEGFDPVMRVMAQQRDLRPVLEDLGLDPALADAATGTDLDEGLAANVAEARRRCGDDVGTPILSFSPPDGPALFGPVIDSVPFGEDALRLWEATYTLATWPGFAELKRSLRSFPDTPLTARIAHGETTVR
- a CDS encoding NAD(P)-dependent oxidoreductase codes for the protein MALLGTGIMGAGMGHNILAAGLDLRVWNRTAAKAQALADAGAALHTDPADAVRGADVVVTMLGDADDVTAVLEQAAGGLAPGQVWLQTTTVGVEPFDGLRAIAGRHGLTLLDAPVLGTRAPAESGQLVVFVAGDPAARPVVDPVLDAVGRQTVWVAEDNTTAQASRLKLVANSWVLAITAATGESVALAQGLGVDPQAFLDAVAGGPLDLPYLQNKAKAILDDDFTPSFTVDNAAKDAGLIVAAAEASGTRLDVAPAVRDRLRRASERGHGGDDMAAAYKAS
- a CDS encoding response regulator transcription factor; this translates as MRILVVDDDKAVRDSLRRSLAFNGYQVDLAEDGQVALDKMLTDRPDALVLDVMMPRVDGLEVCRRLRSAGDALPILVLTARDAVSDRVAGLDAGADDYLPKPFALEELLARLRALLRRRTPDADDDAGTSPALTFGDLSLDPDTREVSRGGRPISLTRTEFSLLELLLAHPRRVLTRAQILEQVWGYDFPTSGNALEVYVGYLRRKTEAEGEPRLIHTVRGVGYVLRDTPP
- a CDS encoding sensor histidine kinase, encoding MLPPDEERAERWWRRGPAAEPDRERFTLRARIGVLAALVAAAMVLLVSAAAFLVVRQNLTSSLDETLRQRAYAAAQSDLIDPRLLAALPPDVLGAADLHIALVYSSGVATSADESSRPPLGEPEIEVAQGGPTQPGRTAELDGVPYRIVAVRAGDGRALVLAQRLDTMTRVVTRMGTALPIVGLGGVVLAALAGVAVARTGLRPVLRLTAATERVAKTGDLRPIPISGSDELARLTQSFNTMLGALAASREQQRRLVADAGHELRTPLTSLRTNLELLASADRPDTPDLPAQDRTELLDDVRAQVEELSHLVGDLVELARDDAPTMTSEALELTEIVDRALDRVKRRAGEVEFDVHRTPWILDGDASALERAVLNLLDNAVKWSPPGGTVRLSMVPISPEWLVIEVADAGEGIAAQDLPHVFDRFYRADTSRTMPGSGLGLSIVAQAAARHGGEVRAGRAPEGGALLSMALPGRYVAEPDSP
- a CDS encoding trypsin-like peptidase domain-containing protein, giving the protein MTQDNPPDEPTRTGAGTSGGASGDAAGREGGPAATAGPAGSSGDAAPEEDGPRSSSSGSSTDGSASDGVTDAPATGSPGAGDGAEAGPAGDTAATGAGGESATTPATADDDASTRSGTTDDDASTRSGTTAATTAAGASAATPADEDATPHHDHGPDTEAVSTQDPPTDRWAVPANPWARPGSTAADAPVAGSGGATPDAAAPDTSTDTTPVLADGARELPAHPDATGAAAPGEPAPPPWAVGAPPAPRRPPGRGRRSVVLLAAGLLIALVAGALGGLIGARLTGGSGGTAPSGSVEAVAEKVLPAVVQIRVDGGAGNVGDRGEGSGMIVGNDGLILTNNHVVAPAAQGGTLRVVLQDGRTAIGTIVGQDPQSDIALVRTDLPGLSAVELGDSDRVRVGQQVTAFGSPLGLGGSVTTGIVSAVDRAVGIPAESGAPGASDTVLNAIQTDAAINPGNSGGPLVDSDGRVVGINSAIATAGPGGGSIGVGFSIPINQARRIADQLRGGGKATHAVLGVTVGNDPQLRGAVIQEVTPDGAAAKAGLRLQEIVARLGDQRITTGTDLQAAVRSQPPGSVVQLEVVDAGGATRTVEVTLGEQ
- a CDS encoding MogA/MoaB family molybdenum cofactor biosynthesis protein, coding for MSGPQIGRALVVIVDDRVSAGERSDGTGPLVTELLEEAHFLVDGVVSAPGDVVAIRSALNTAVIGGVDLVVTVGGTGVSPRDVTPDATTGVLDRPVPGIAEAIRASGLAAGAVDAGVSRGVVGVSGSTLVVNLAASRAAVRDGMATLTPLVPHVISELSGLDD
- a CDS encoding antitoxin, coding for MGFLDKAREAAENAIEKAKPHLDKAMEQAGPHLDKAKEKAGPLVEKAAEKVDQATGGKYSEQIGGVKGKVEGALGHTGPAAPGAGTHGDAVPPVPPAPPGGDALAPQGNPAASQQPPAVPPVPPERKDDGGVPPVPPAN
- a CDS encoding SAF domain-containing protein; the protein is MAEQTQRADRPWDRLLRRPSWSRALLARRVLAATLAVAAVVVALLPAAGDERVPVLVAARDLAPGTALGPADVVVASWPPALAPAGALTAPDAVAGRLLAGPVTAGEPIGELRLVGSALAVVTGGPGASAVPLRPADPAVAALLSPGSRVDVVAGDPDGARVLAARAGVVAVLPPAPGAAGARADPGPLVLVALPEAEATAVAAATLAGEVTVTLR
- a CDS encoding FmdB family zinc ribbon protein, which produces MPTYQYACTACDHRFEAVQSFSDDALSTCPNCGGKLRKVFSSVGIVFKGSGFYRTDSRSGSVSSGSGASSESAKSDSSSSSSSSSDSSSSSSSSSSSDSSSSSSSSSSAGASSSKAAAS
- a CDS encoding 5-formyltetrahydrofolate cyclo-ligase; protein product: MTARAEDRGGSSPDQGGRAADAKRSLRRTLLAARRGRPVADRLATTAALSAHLCALAAATPGPVACYLPIGTEPGGAGPGVPSLPDALVAAGHDVLAPVVPDAPGPLDWTVHRGPDDLAPGPLGVVEPTGPRLGPAALASAGLVVVPALAVDRRGRRLGRGGGFYDRTLALAAPGALLVVPLHDGELLDDVPAEDHDVAVGAAVLARDGVVHLSP
- a CDS encoding UTP--glucose-1-phosphate uridylyltransferase, whose amino-acid sequence is MSVQTSSGTGAFRTAVVPAAGLGTRFLPTTKAVPKELLPVVDTPGIELVAAEAAEAGAQRLLIVTSPGKDSVAAYFRTDDELVKTLESRGKGELADKVRRAPGLLEVDSVYQYEPKGLGHAVAQAGPALADDEQAVAVLLPDDLVLPTGVLARMAQVREEHGGSVLCAFDVPREQISAYGVFEVSDTGDDDVKQVHGMVEKPAPDEAPSTFAAAGRYLLDRAIFDALDRITPGAGGELQLTDAVALLISEGHPVHVVVHRGGRHDLGNPAGYARAYVDFMLQHPEYGEDLRTWLNERLKD
- the glp gene encoding molybdotransferase-like divisome protein Glp; translated protein: MRTVTDHLSRILDVAVRPAPVRVAITDAQGLRSAEEVVAARPLPVFDQAAIDGYAVRSVDVAGATDASPVTVPVVGEIAAGSRQPLRLQPGQAVRVAAGAPLPTLADAVAPLGWTDGGTARLTIRRGVPSAGFVRRVGEDVQSGDVAVREGDVVGSAQVAMLAAAGRDKLLVHPRPRVSVVSVGDELVEVSRSASSGQVADVCSHAVVAAAREAGAETNRPRTVGGSAAEIRGAVEDLLPASEIVVVCGAGGGTTAAEAKSGLADLGGIDDTRVAMHPGSAQGYGRLGPDAVPVFLFPSHPATALVLFEVFVRPLIRLALGQEPMRRTWTARLTSPIVSPAGRRSYIPARLLRSDDGGELLAQPLGVSGTHLLAVLSEVNALAVIDEDVTEMTVGEHVELVPRGRN